A segment of the Necator americanus strain Aroian chromosome IV, whole genome shotgun sequence genome:
GAGGTAGTatgacgattccggtgccaggctgctagcttgctagtgcgacaagccgaccgaggacaacacccccgtcgcaCTGCACTgccgtcatactgctaatgtctactatgtgttcttcagaagctagggcgtaccccgaaagcgacgcgcattgtcctcgcccgggcagTGTGGCatatatgcgagggctaccggctagaggacggagctggccaaagaagttagtccgccatcgccaacaacatccagtgcgcttggcaacgcttaacgttgggacgcttccTGGGAGAAGTCGTgtactggcagacagtctcagaaaacgccatGTTGACATATgctgtgtacaggagactcgctggaaaggctccaagtcaagggaattaggcgatggctacaagctcatctaccacggcacatcaaatcgcaatggcgttggtatcacattgaacgagtcgtttagaaacagcgtcacagcggtggatcgactatcggatcgcctgatggctgtaaaagtggacataggagaagtggaattgcgagtcgcctctgcttatgcgctacaggtgggctgtagtgaagaagagaaggcaagcttttggaaagatctggagcagtacgtccaatccctggaaggcgaagaagtacttttaatcggaggagacttcagtggacatgtcggttctcggaaagacgggTTTGAGAGTTGTCCTGGTGGATGCGGCCATGGAGCTCagaacgacgacgggttgcgaatcctggagtatgctgttgcaagtgacttgatcattgctaacacgcagtatcggaaaagaaaatcgcatttgatcacgtacaccagcggcggtcgtgaaacactaatagatttctggatgttacgccgacgagatcgccgacttctgcaggattcaaaagtcaacCCTACAGACCAtatcgctgcccaacaccatctgctcgttatggacttgaaaatctcccgtccaaggaagagacatccaagaactgaaacacagcgcatcagatgctggaatctgaaggatccaaaggaggtattttttgcgtccgtggctccatctacacttcctcACAcaactcgtagtgtggaggaaatgtgttcgactacttccagcgttatacgcttgactgcggagaacactctgggaaaggcgactctaggtaagcccaaaGTACAAAAAGCTACGTGGTTTTgaaacgaggaagttcaggcggcaattcgtgagaagaagtccaaatataagctctggtggaggacacgtcagcctgaagatcgaggtgcttacctagcggcgaagagggaggctaagaaggcagtctccaaggcgaagtcggaccgctacaaggctgtgtacgacatgcttgataccagagaaggcgagcgggcagtgtatcgtttagtcagagcgcgtcaacgctcaacgttggatatggaacacaccaagatcgttaagggagctgatggagccattctgcgccgctctggtcagatcctggagaggtggcgagagtactacaatcacttgtgtaacgaagagttctgtcatcctccgaTCCCAACTGTttccagcgtcgagggtcctgttctaccaattactgccgtcgaag
Coding sequences within it:
- a CDS encoding hypothetical protein (NECATOR_CHRIV.G16156.T1); the encoded protein is MSTMCSSEARAYPESDAHCPRPGSVAYMRGLPARGRSWPKKLVRHRQQHPVRLATLNVGTLPGRSRVLADSLRKRHVDICCVQETRWKGSKSRELGDGYKLIYHGTSNRNGVGITLNESFRNSVTAVDRLSDRLMAVKVDIGEVELRVASAYALQVGCSEEEKASFWKDLEQYVQSLEGEEVLLIGGDFSGHVGSRKDGFESCPGGCGHGAQNDDGLRILEYAVASDLIIANTQYRKRKSHLITYTSGGRETLIDFWMLRRRDRRLLQDSKVNPTDHIAAQHHLLVMDLKISRPRKRHPRTETQRIRCWNLKDPKEAAIREKKSKYKLWWRTRQPEDRGAYLAAKREAKKAVSKAKSDRYKAVYDMLDTREGERAVYRLVRARQRSTLDMEHTKIVKGADGAILRRSGQILERWREYYNHLCNEEFCHPPIPTVSSVEGPVLPITAVEVSAAPAKMKSNKATGPDDIPADVWKLLGDRGSVWPATLFNKIVAEGRTPDAYTTAVPYDEGFERVLEARLRKIVSISLSQCGFVKDCSTINAIHAVRILLEKHREKNRTVHLAFLDLEKAFDRVPHELLWMSMRSHRVPEEYVRWTKLFNAKPTSVVRCAAGTSRLFPVQVQKQHPWTLLFADDVMLASESRDDLQKQVQSWKDRLQQYGLRLNTSKTEYMECGPRIEDGSIRVDGTELNKVNCSKYLGSKVTSTGDIDQEGRARVNAAWMKWKMATCVLCDKKVPVRPKSKICRTVVRPVALYGCECWPTTKALERVLHAMEIRMLRWTIGVTLKEKVFNNTIRSIFGVVPITEKMKEARLRRFGHVLRREEDSVAKTALKFDVSGVTPYGRPKIRWLDRAKLDMIDALLCTADAMDRTKWKT